In one Nocardioides luteus genomic region, the following are encoded:
- the kdpB gene encoding potassium-transporting ATPase subunit KdpB, which yields MTQFNVLSPTPDTDEAQEHHHERHPVPAASGVLSLAQIKEAVPGAFRKLDPRLLIATPVMLVVEIGAAVTTVLSILDPSVMGWLVTAWLWLTVVFGNLAESVAEGRGKAQAASLRALQTETSARRLRPDGSEEAVPSTSLRAGDTVVVSAGERIPGDGDIIEGVASVDESAVTGESAPVIRESGGDRSAVTGGTTVLSDRIVVRITSDPGHSFVDRMIALVEGSERQRTPNEMALNVLLSTLTVIFVVVCGTLYFLADYSGAHQSWLVLIALLVCLIPTTIGALLSAIGIAGMDRLVRRNVLAMSGRAVEAAGDVDVLLLDKTGTITYGNRQATEILPVTGVTLTAVENAAVQASLADLTPEGRSILHLVGRSAAGPAGATMVEFSATTRMSGLDAPDLKIRKGAASAVAAWVEENGGTVPPETYVIAGDISAEGGTPLVVAEQRDRERARVLGIVHLKDVVKDGIRERFDEMRAMGIRTVMITGDNAATAAAIAKEAGVDDFLAEATPEDKLALIRKEQRGGRMVAMCGDGTNDAPALAQADVGVAMNTGTTAAKEAGNMVDLDSDPTKLIDVVEIGKQLLITRGALTTFSVANDIAKYFAILPAMFVVAFPQLEVLNVMRLSTPESAIVSAVVFNALIIIALIPLALRGVRYRPSSAVELLRRNILLYGVGGLIAPFVGIKLLDLVLSLIPGL from the coding sequence ATGACCCAGTTCAACGTTCTTTCCCCCACTCCTGACACCGACGAGGCCCAGGAGCACCACCACGAGCGGCACCCGGTGCCGGCGGCGAGCGGGGTGCTCTCGCTCGCCCAGATCAAGGAGGCGGTGCCGGGCGCCTTCCGCAAGCTCGACCCGCGCCTGCTGATCGCCACCCCGGTCATGCTGGTGGTCGAGATCGGTGCCGCGGTGACCACCGTGCTGTCGATCCTCGACCCGAGCGTCATGGGCTGGCTGGTCACGGCCTGGCTGTGGCTGACCGTGGTCTTCGGCAACCTGGCCGAGTCGGTGGCCGAGGGCCGCGGCAAGGCCCAGGCGGCCAGCCTGCGCGCCCTGCAGACCGAGACCTCCGCCCGGAGGCTGCGCCCGGACGGCAGCGAGGAGGCCGTCCCCTCCACGTCGCTGAGGGCCGGTGACACGGTCGTCGTCAGCGCAGGGGAGCGGATCCCCGGCGACGGCGACATCATCGAGGGGGTCGCCTCGGTCGACGAGTCGGCGGTCACCGGCGAGAGCGCACCGGTGATCCGGGAGTCGGGCGGCGACCGGTCCGCGGTCACCGGCGGCACCACGGTGCTCTCCGACCGGATCGTCGTGCGGATCACCTCCGATCCCGGTCACTCCTTCGTCGACCGGATGATCGCGCTGGTCGAGGGCTCGGAGCGGCAGCGTACGCCCAACGAGATGGCGCTCAACGTGCTGCTCTCGACCCTGACGGTGATCTTCGTGGTCGTCTGCGGGACGCTCTACTTCCTCGCCGACTACTCCGGTGCCCACCAGTCGTGGCTGGTGCTGATCGCCCTGCTGGTCTGCCTGATCCCGACCACCATCGGCGCCCTGCTGAGCGCCATCGGCATCGCCGGCATGGACCGGCTCGTACGCCGCAACGTCCTGGCGATGTCAGGAAGGGCGGTCGAGGCGGCCGGTGACGTCGACGTCCTCCTGCTCGACAAGACGGGCACGATCACCTACGGCAACCGGCAGGCCACCGAGATCCTCCCGGTCACCGGGGTCACCCTGACCGCCGTCGAGAACGCCGCGGTGCAGGCGAGCCTCGCGGACCTGACCCCGGAGGGGCGCAGCATCCTGCACCTCGTCGGGCGCAGCGCCGCCGGCCCGGCCGGCGCCACGATGGTCGAGTTCTCCGCGACCACCCGGATGAGCGGCCTGGACGCGCCCGACCTCAAGATCCGCAAGGGCGCTGCCTCGGCCGTGGCCGCCTGGGTCGAGGAGAACGGCGGCACCGTTCCGCCCGAGACGTACGTGATCGCGGGGGACATCAGCGCCGAGGGCGGTACGCCGCTCGTCGTCGCCGAGCAGCGCGACCGCGAGCGGGCGCGGGTGCTGGGCATCGTGCACCTCAAGGACGTCGTCAAGGACGGCATCCGCGAGCGGTTCGACGAGATGCGCGCCATGGGCATCCGCACGGTGATGATCACCGGCGACAACGCCGCCACCGCCGCGGCCATCGCCAAGGAGGCGGGGGTCGACGACTTCCTCGCCGAGGCGACCCCGGAGGACAAGCTGGCGCTGATCCGGAAGGAGCAGCGTGGCGGCCGGATGGTCGCGATGTGCGGCGACGGCACCAACGACGCTCCCGCGCTCGCCCAGGCCGACGTCGGGGTGGCGATGAACACCGGCACCACCGCGGCCAAGGAGGCCGGCAACATGGTGGACCTCGACTCCGACCCGACCAAGCTCATCGACGTGGTCGAGATCGGCAAGCAGCTGCTCATCACCCGAGGCGCGCTGACCACCTTCTCGGTGGCCAACGACATCGCGAAGTACTTCGCGATCCTGCCGGCGATGTTCGTGGTCGCCTTCCCGCAGCTCGAGGTGCTCAACGTCATGCGGCTCTCCACGCCGGAGTCCGCCATCGTCTCGGCGGTCGTCTTCAACGCACTGATCATCATCGCGCTGATCCCGCTGGCGCTGCGCGGCGTGCGCTACCGGCCCTCGTCGGCGGTCGAGCTGCTGCGTCGCAACATCCTCCTCTACGGCGTCGGCGGCCTGATCGCTCCCTTCGTGGGCATCAAGCTCCTCGACCTCGTCCTCTCTCTCATCCCAGGACTGTGA
- the kdpA gene encoding potassium-transporting ATPase subunit KdpA: protein MNAVTAAVLQIVALIAALALAVPFLGRYLAHIYTSEKHLRVETLVYRVLRVDPDADQRWRSYALAVLGFSLVGVLFLYLLTRTQQWLPLSLGFDPFPSDGAWNTAVSFVTNTNWQWYSGEAAAGNLLQMAGLTVQNFVSAAVGMSVAAAFARGLARGRGNGRVGNFWADLVRTTLRVLLPISFVGALVLVGFGAIQNLRADLAMTTLDGGQQILTSGAIASQEVIKELGTNGGGPYNVNSAHPFENPTPFTNLLEIFLLLVIPFAMAWAFGLIVKDRRQGGAVLATMATLWLGAVALLTWAEMAGPGTAPQLAGGAMEGKETRFGEAASALFASSTTGTSTGAVNAMHDSLTAPGGGIAMFNMMLGEVAPGGVGSGLYGMLMLAVVTVFLCGLMVGRTPEYLGKKIGRPEIVLVALYILATPILVLGGAAIAVSFPAGPAGMLNSGAHGFSEALYAVTSAANNNGSAFGGLTAGTPFWNTLLGLLMLFGRFLPIVFVLGLAGRFATAQHLPAGAGTLPTHRPLFVALLTGVALVVVGLTYVPALALGPIVESLS, encoded by the coding sequence ATGAACGCCGTCACCGCCGCCGTCCTGCAGATCGTCGCCCTGATCGCCGCGCTGGCTCTCGCGGTCCCGTTCCTGGGCAGGTACCTCGCCCACATCTACACCTCCGAGAAGCACCTGCGCGTCGAGACGCTGGTCTACCGGGTGCTGCGCGTCGACCCCGACGCGGACCAGCGCTGGCGCTCGTACGCGCTCGCGGTGCTCGGGTTCTCCCTGGTCGGGGTGCTGTTCCTCTACCTCCTCACGCGGACGCAGCAGTGGCTGCCGTTGAGCCTCGGCTTCGACCCGTTCCCCAGCGACGGCGCCTGGAACACCGCGGTCTCGTTCGTGACGAACACCAACTGGCAGTGGTACTCCGGTGAGGCCGCCGCGGGCAACCTGCTCCAGATGGCCGGCCTGACCGTGCAGAACTTCGTCTCCGCCGCCGTCGGCATGTCGGTCGCGGCAGCCTTCGCGCGCGGGCTCGCCCGTGGGCGCGGCAACGGCCGCGTCGGCAACTTCTGGGCAGACCTCGTCCGCACCACCCTGCGCGTCCTGCTGCCGATCTCGTTCGTCGGGGCGCTCGTGCTCGTGGGCTTCGGGGCGATCCAGAACCTCCGCGCCGACCTCGCGATGACCACGCTGGATGGCGGGCAGCAGATCCTCACCTCCGGTGCGATCGCCAGCCAGGAGGTGATCAAGGAGCTCGGTACCAACGGTGGCGGCCCCTACAACGTGAACTCGGCGCACCCGTTCGAGAACCCGACCCCGTTCACCAACCTGCTCGAGATCTTCCTGCTCCTGGTGATCCCGTTCGCGATGGCCTGGGCGTTCGGGCTGATCGTGAAGGACCGGCGTCAGGGCGGCGCGGTGCTCGCCACGATGGCGACGCTGTGGCTCGGTGCGGTCGCCCTGCTGACCTGGGCCGAGATGGCCGGACCCGGCACCGCCCCGCAGCTCGCCGGTGGCGCGATGGAGGGCAAGGAGACCCGCTTCGGCGAGGCCGCCTCGGCGCTCTTCGCGTCCTCGACGACCGGCACCTCGACCGGCGCGGTCAACGCGATGCACGACAGCCTCACCGCGCCGGGCGGCGGGATCGCGATGTTCAACATGATGCTCGGCGAGGTGGCGCCCGGCGGCGTCGGCTCCGGGCTCTACGGGATGCTCATGCTGGCCGTCGTCACGGTCTTCCTGTGCGGCCTGATGGTGGGACGTACGCCGGAGTACCTGGGCAAGAAGATCGGTCGACCCGAGATCGTGCTGGTCGCCCTCTACATCCTGGCCACGCCGATCCTCGTGCTGGGCGGGGCCGCGATCGCGGTCAGCTTTCCGGCCGGACCGGCGGGCATGCTCAACTCGGGCGCCCACGGCTTCTCCGAGGCGCTGTACGCCGTGACCTCGGCCGCCAACAACAACGGCTCCGCCTTCGGTGGGCTGACCGCGGGCACCCCGTTCTGGAACACCCTGCTCGGGCTGCTGATGCTCTTCGGGCGGTTCCTGCCGATCGTCTTCGTGCTCGGCCTGGCCGGTCGCTTCGCCACCGCGCAGCACCTGCCCGCCGGCGCCGGCACGCTGCCCACCCACCGGCCGCTCTTCGTCGCGCTGCTCACCGGCGTCGCGCTGGTCGTGGTCGGCCTGACGTACGTCCCTGCTCTTGCCCTCGGTCCGATCGTGGAGTCGCTGTCATGA
- the corA gene encoding magnesium/cobalt transporter CorA — MSERPFKSLRALTKQRRSDPPKVPPTTSPQGGGGRSSMPTPVTRGSMIDSAVYVGGDRVDSPSTLADTYRSLHEHDDAMAWIGLYQPNQHELASLADEFGLHELAVEDAILAHQRPKIERYDDTLFVVLRAAWYVDETEDIDFGELHLFVGPDFVLTVRHGAQPDLSPVRRRMESNPDLLRLGPEAVLYAILDRVVDGYAPVVAGLANDIDEIETEMFRGDTQVSRRIYELSREVVEFQRATRPLLGVVRSLAAGFSKYRTDEELQRYLRDVEDHVIGTVEQIDEFRNLLRDILTVNATLVAQQQNEEMKALSELSVQQNDEVKKISGWAAILFAPTLVGTVYGMNFDFMPELQWRYGYFMALGLMLTVNVVLYILFRRRNWI, encoded by the coding sequence ATGTCCGAGCGCCCGTTCAAGTCCCTGCGCGCCCTCACCAAGCAGCGCCGCTCCGACCCGCCGAAGGTCCCGCCGACGACCTCACCGCAGGGCGGAGGCGGTCGGTCCTCGATGCCGACGCCGGTGACTCGCGGCAGCATGATCGACAGCGCCGTCTACGTCGGCGGCGACCGTGTCGACTCACCCTCGACGCTGGCCGACACCTACCGCTCGCTCCACGAGCACGACGACGCGATGGCCTGGATCGGTCTCTACCAGCCCAACCAGCACGAGCTGGCCTCGCTGGCCGACGAGTTCGGCCTGCACGAGCTCGCCGTCGAGGATGCGATCCTGGCTCACCAGCGGCCGAAGATCGAGCGCTACGACGACACCCTGTTCGTGGTGCTGCGGGCGGCCTGGTACGTCGACGAGACCGAGGACATCGACTTCGGTGAGCTGCACCTCTTCGTCGGCCCCGACTTCGTGCTCACCGTGCGCCACGGCGCCCAGCCCGACCTCTCCCCCGTACGCCGCCGGATGGAGAGCAACCCAGATCTGCTCCGGCTCGGCCCGGAGGCGGTGCTGTACGCCATCCTCGACCGCGTCGTCGACGGCTACGCGCCGGTCGTGGCCGGGCTCGCCAACGACATCGACGAGATCGAGACCGAGATGTTCCGCGGCGACACCCAGGTCTCGCGCCGCATCTACGAGCTCTCCCGCGAGGTCGTCGAGTTCCAGCGGGCGACCCGTCCCCTGCTGGGCGTCGTACGCTCCCTGGCCGCCGGCTTCTCCAAGTACCGCACCGACGAGGAGCTCCAGCGCTACCTGCGCGACGTCGAGGACCACGTCATCGGCACCGTCGAGCAGATCGACGAGTTCCGCAACCTGCTGCGCGACATCCTCACCGTCAACGCCACCCTGGTCGCCCAGCAGCAGAACGAGGAGATGAAGGCGCTCAGCGAGCTCAGCGTGCAGCAGAACGACGAGGTCAAGAAGATCTCCGGCTGGGCGGCCATCCTGTTCGCCCCCACGCTGGTCGGCACGGTCTACGGGATGAACTTCGACTTCATGCCCGAACTGCAGTGGCGCTACGGCTACTTCATGGCGCTCGGGCTGATGCTCACCGTCAACGTCGTGCTCTACATCCTCTTCCGCCGCCGCAACTGGATCTGA
- a CDS encoding DUF389 domain-containing protein — protein MLKLRITSPTHLTPSVLEILTADPAVSELSSLPGASLRPEGDVVLAAVAREAANDIIDRLRGLGIPREGSLHVEPVQTWMSEAGLAADHLAPGSSADSVVWADVTQRAYDDTEANWSFLSLISLATILAGIAIVLDSQILVIGAMVIGPEFGAIAALGVALVRRRFGLLGRSLRTLLVGFAVGIAVTTAAALVARTLGWVTTAHVTAERPGTAFIYTPDKWSFIVALIAAAAGVLAVTSARAGNLSGVFISVTTIPAAANVALGLAFGLGEEIWGSALQLVVNVAGMALAGWLTLLVQQFVWQRISERRALLTARLRKR, from the coding sequence ATGCTGAAGCTGCGGATCACTTCGCCGACGCACCTGACACCCTCGGTTCTCGAGATCCTCACCGCCGATCCCGCGGTCAGCGAGCTCTCGTCGCTGCCGGGGGCCTCCCTGCGTCCCGAGGGCGACGTGGTGCTCGCCGCGGTCGCCCGGGAGGCGGCCAACGACATCATCGACCGGCTCCGCGGGCTCGGCATCCCCCGGGAGGGCAGCCTTCACGTCGAGCCCGTGCAGACCTGGATGTCCGAGGCCGGCCTGGCCGCCGACCACCTCGCTCCGGGAAGCAGCGCCGACTCGGTGGTGTGGGCGGACGTGACACAGCGGGCCTACGACGACACCGAGGCCAACTGGTCCTTCCTCAGCCTGATCAGCCTGGCCACGATACTGGCCGGCATCGCGATCGTCCTCGACTCCCAGATCCTCGTCATCGGGGCGATGGTCATCGGGCCGGAGTTCGGCGCGATCGCCGCACTCGGGGTCGCCCTGGTACGCCGCCGCTTCGGGTTGCTCGGCCGGTCGCTGCGTACGTTGCTGGTGGGGTTCGCGGTCGGCATCGCCGTGACTACGGCGGCCGCGCTCGTCGCCCGCACACTGGGCTGGGTCACGACCGCGCACGTCACCGCCGAGCGGCCGGGCACGGCCTTCATCTACACCCCCGACAAGTGGTCCTTCATCGTCGCGCTGATCGCGGCGGCCGCGGGCGTGCTCGCGGTGACCTCGGCCCGGGCCGGCAACCTGTCCGGGGTGTTCATCTCGGTCACCACGATCCCCGCGGCCGCCAACGTCGCGCTCGGGCTCGCCTTCGGGCTCGGCGAGGAGATCTGGGGCAGCGCCCTGCAGCTCGTCGTCAATGTCGCCGGGATGGCGCTCGCCGGATGGCTGACGCTCCTGGTCCAGCAGTTCGTGTGGCAGCGCATCTCCGAACGTCGCGCGCTGCTGACGGCGCGGCTCAGGAAACGCTGA
- a CDS encoding acyl-CoA thioesterase, which yields MRWADLDMLGHVNNVVYVDYLQEARVDMLRTHARSPQTQGLAEGVVVASHQVTYVAPLLFDFTPVYVESWVTEIRAASFTMAYEIFRTAPDGTRTVFLRASTVLAPYVFSTESPRRLKAGEKANLEPYLETDPDGWAPKPLALGEPKRLEQGRFPLFVRFSDVDAYGHVNNVKYFEYFQESRVALMQRLRSHHGLDTWPSVVVAQTDVSYHAPILARSEPYDVWSHVSRLGTKSMTIESEIADGDLRLARGQVTLVFYDLASGKAVEPSAEVRAAIESVL from the coding sequence ATGCGCTGGGCCGACCTCGACATGCTCGGCCACGTCAACAACGTCGTCTACGTCGACTACCTCCAAGAGGCGCGCGTGGACATGCTGCGCACGCATGCCCGAAGCCCGCAGACCCAGGGGCTGGCCGAGGGTGTCGTGGTGGCCAGCCACCAGGTCACGTACGTCGCCCCGCTGCTCTTCGACTTCACGCCGGTCTACGTGGAGTCCTGGGTGACCGAGATCCGGGCGGCGAGCTTCACGATGGCCTACGAGATCTTCCGCACCGCGCCGGACGGCACCCGCACGGTCTTCCTGCGGGCGAGCACGGTCCTGGCGCCGTACGTCTTCTCCACCGAGTCGCCGCGCCGGCTCAAGGCGGGGGAGAAGGCCAACCTCGAGCCCTACCTCGAGACCGATCCGGACGGCTGGGCGCCGAAGCCGCTGGCCCTGGGTGAGCCGAAGCGCCTCGAGCAGGGCCGCTTCCCGCTCTTCGTCCGGTTCTCCGACGTCGACGCCTACGGGCACGTGAACAACGTGAAGTACTTCGAGTACTTCCAGGAGTCGCGGGTGGCGCTGATGCAGCGGCTCAGGTCGCACCACGGCCTCGACACCTGGCCGTCCGTCGTCGTCGCCCAGACCGACGTCTCCTACCACGCGCCGATCCTCGCCCGCTCCGAGCCGTACGACGTGTGGAGCCACGTCTCCCGGCTGGGCACCAAGTCGATGACGATCGAGTCCGAGATCGCCGACGGTGACCTCAGGCTCGCCCGCGGTCAGGTCACGCTGGTCTTCTACGACCTGGCGTCCGGGAAGGCCGTCGAGCCGAGCGCCGAGGTGCGCGCGGCCATCGAGAGCGTGCTGTAG
- a CDS encoding acetyl-CoA C-acetyltransferase yields the protein MPEAVIVAAARTPIGRANKGSLKDFRPDDLAALITKEAVGKVEGLDPNDIDDLLLGCGLPGGESGNNMGRVVSVLNGWDKVPGATITRYCSSSVQTSRMALHAIKAGEADIIVSAGVETVSRFVKGTSDHLPDTVNHLFDDAQSRTAATAASNEKWHDPREDGLLPDVYIAMGQTAENLATSRGISRQEMDEFGVRSQNLAEKAIADGFWAREITPVTTPDGTVVSADDGPRAGVTLEAISGLKPVFREDGTVTAGNCCALNDGAAAVVVMSDTKAAELGVTPLARIVSTGVSGLSPEIMGLGPVEATRNALKYAGMSIGDIDLVEINEAFAAQVIPSYQDLGIDIDRLNINGGAIAVGHPFGMTGARLQNTMLNSLDWHDKTTGLITMCVGGGQGMAMILERI from the coding sequence ATGCCTGAGGCAGTCATCGTCGCCGCCGCCCGCACCCCGATCGGGCGAGCCAACAAGGGATCTCTGAAGGACTTCCGTCCCGACGACCTCGCCGCCCTGATCACCAAGGAAGCCGTCGGGAAGGTAGAGGGTCTCGACCCCAACGACATCGACGACCTGCTGCTGGGCTGTGGCCTGCCGGGCGGTGAGTCCGGCAACAACATGGGCCGCGTGGTCTCCGTGCTCAACGGCTGGGACAAGGTGCCCGGCGCGACCATCACCCGCTACTGCTCCTCCTCGGTGCAGACCTCGCGGATGGCACTGCACGCGATCAAGGCCGGCGAGGCCGACATCATCGTCTCGGCCGGCGTCGAGACCGTGTCCCGCTTCGTCAAGGGCACCTCCGACCACCTGCCCGACACCGTCAACCACCTCTTCGACGACGCCCAGTCGCGGACCGCCGCGACCGCCGCCTCCAACGAGAAGTGGCACGACCCGCGCGAGGACGGCCTGCTGCCCGACGTCTACATCGCCATGGGCCAGACCGCGGAGAACCTCGCCACCTCGCGCGGTATCTCCCGCCAGGAGATGGACGAGTTCGGCGTACGTTCGCAGAACCTCGCCGAGAAGGCCATCGCCGACGGCTTCTGGGCCCGCGAGATCACCCCGGTCACCACCCCCGACGGCACCGTCGTCTCGGCCGACGACGGCCCCCGCGCCGGCGTCACCCTGGAGGCCATCTCCGGCCTCAAGCCGGTCTTCCGCGAGGACGGCACCGTCACCGCCGGCAACTGCTGCGCCCTCAACGACGGCGCCGCCGCCGTCGTGGTCATGTCCGACACCAAGGCCGCCGAGCTCGGCGTCACCCCGCTCGCGCGGATCGTGTCCACCGGCGTCTCCGGCCTCTCCCCCGAGATCATGGGCCTCGGCCCGGTCGAGGCGACCCGCAACGCGCTGAAGTACGCCGGCATGTCGATCGGCGACATCGACCTGGTCGAGATCAACGAGGCCTTCGCGGCCCAGGTGATCCCGTCCTACCAGGACCTCGGCATCGACATCGACCGTCTCAACATCAACGGTGGCGCCATCGCCGTCGGTCACCCCTTCGGCATGACCGGCGCCCGCCTGCAGAACACCATGCTCAACAGCCTCGACTGGCACGACAAGACCACCGGTCTGATCACCATGTGCGTCGGCGGCGGCCAGGGCATGGCGATGATCCTCGAGCGCATCTGA
- a CDS encoding MarR family winged helix-turn-helix transcriptional regulator translates to MGDETRWLDEEQQRSWRALMMGMTLLDDRLDADLRARFDISLPEYEILVRLSENDGAMRMAQLADSLAHSRSRVTHTITRMERAGLVERRNSAEDGRGVVATLSDRGFALLRDAAHVHVTGVREYLIDLVSPEDFAALGRVMNAVSDHLISDRPGIEMR, encoded by the coding sequence GTGGGTGATGAGACTCGGTGGCTGGACGAAGAGCAACAGCGCTCCTGGCGTGCGCTGATGATGGGGATGACCCTGCTCGATGACCGCCTGGATGCCGATCTACGCGCCCGTTTCGACATCTCGCTCCCGGAGTACGAGATCCTCGTACGTCTCTCCGAGAACGACGGTGCCATGCGGATGGCTCAGCTCGCCGACTCCCTGGCGCACTCGCGCTCCCGGGTCACCCACACGATCACCCGGATGGAGCGTGCGGGGCTCGTCGAGCGTCGCAACTCGGCCGAGGACGGCCGGGGCGTCGTCGCCACGCTGAGCGACCGTGGCTTCGCGCTGCTGCGGGACGCGGCCCACGTCCACGTCACCGGCGTACGCGAGTACCTCATCGATCTGGTCAGCCCGGAGGACTTCGCCGCGCTGGGGCGCGTGATGAACGCCGTCTCGGACCATCTCATCAGCGACCGTCCCGGCATCGAGATGCGCTGA
- a CDS encoding MFS transporter, whose protein sequence is MSTPPALGLRDFLAALPREGRWLLATVAIQLLGRGMTLPFTIIYLHEVRGFDLGLAGTLMGLIAIVGFVVTGPAGSLIDRYGARPVILGGLVCAIAGDIILAFAATPVLAAAALGLLGVQAGVSWPAANALVATVVEGELRQRYYGVNFALINLGIGVGGVIGGLFIDVTQPETFTYAFLGNAATFTIPALVLLGPLRHLHGRAARPAADEPHATASYATILRRPEVIWLVVIGVLLSTLGYGQIESGFPAYSRQISEVSTRVVGFAFVVNCAVIVLAQFWVMNRVSGRRRTRVLIATAAIWGVAWAVFGATGLVPGSVAAIVGVVAFQGLFFALGETLMQSAFPALTNEMAPDHLRGRYNAINSASFQTGAIVGPILAGFLLEHGQSTVFIALMVVGCLGIVAGSLRLERRITPAVNGVRPALIAESAQTEPDAGRVGSS, encoded by the coding sequence GTGTCGACTCCCCCTGCTCTCGGACTCCGTGACTTCCTAGCCGCCCTTCCGCGCGAGGGCCGCTGGCTCCTGGCGACGGTCGCGATCCAGCTTCTCGGCCGCGGCATGACACTGCCGTTCACGATCATCTACCTGCACGAGGTACGCGGCTTCGACCTCGGCCTCGCCGGCACCCTGATGGGCCTGATCGCCATCGTCGGCTTCGTGGTCACCGGCCCGGCAGGCTCGCTGATCGACCGCTACGGAGCCCGCCCGGTGATCCTCGGCGGCCTGGTCTGCGCGATCGCCGGCGACATCATCCTCGCCTTCGCCGCCACACCGGTGCTCGCCGCGGCGGCGCTGGGCCTGCTGGGCGTCCAAGCCGGGGTCTCGTGGCCCGCGGCCAACGCGTTGGTGGCCACGGTGGTCGAGGGTGAGCTCCGACAGCGCTACTACGGCGTGAACTTCGCCCTGATCAACCTCGGCATCGGCGTCGGCGGTGTGATCGGCGGCCTCTTCATCGACGTGACCCAGCCCGAGACGTTCACCTACGCCTTCCTCGGCAACGCCGCCACCTTCACGATCCCGGCCCTCGTCCTGCTCGGCCCGCTGCGTCACCTGCACGGCCGGGCCGCGCGGCCCGCCGCCGACGAGCCCCACGCGACCGCGTCGTACGCCACGATCCTGCGCCGCCCCGAGGTCATCTGGCTGGTGGTGATCGGGGTGCTGCTCTCGACCCTCGGCTACGGCCAGATCGAGAGCGGGTTCCCGGCCTACTCGCGGCAGATCTCCGAGGTCTCCACGCGGGTCGTCGGATTCGCGTTCGTGGTGAACTGCGCGGTGATCGTGCTCGCCCAGTTCTGGGTGATGAACCGGGTCAGCGGCCGGCGCCGCACCCGGGTGCTGATCGCCACCGCGGCGATCTGGGGCGTTGCCTGGGCGGTGTTCGGGGCGACCGGCCTGGTGCCGGGCTCGGTGGCCGCCATCGTCGGCGTCGTCGCCTTCCAGGGCCTGTTCTTCGCGCTGGGCGAGACGCTGATGCAGTCGGCGTTCCCGGCGCTGACCAACGAGATGGCTCCCGACCATCTGCGTGGGCGCTACAACGCGATCAACTCGGCGTCGTTCCAGACCGGGGCGATCGTCGGCCCGATCCTGGCCGGGTTCCTGCTCGAGCACGGCCAGTCGACGGTGTTCATCGCGCTGATGGTGGTCGGCTGCCTCGGGATCGTCGCCGGCTCACTGCGACTCGAGCGCCGAATCACTCCCGCCGTGAACGGCGTACGTCCCGCCCTGATCGCCGAGTCGGCTCAAACTGAACCCGACGCCGGCCGAGTCGGCTCGTCATAA